Below is a genomic region from bacterium.
ACACTTGCCACTGTTGAATAAACCTCTATCAGTTCATCACTGACGTTCCCCCAGGCGCTATTGACTACTTGGTTTAAAAAAGATGCATCACTGCCGACTAAATCAAATCCCACCATTCCCTTTATATCCCAGCCTTTCAGATATGCCTGCATGGCATAATGATGGGCGGACGAATACCCTAATTCCTCACTCCCAAACCCAATAAACTTGAGGCTGCTTTCCCAAGTTTTATCTTTAAAGAGCCTGGCACATTCCATCACACAGGCGGTCCCGCTGGCGTTGTCTTCCGCCCCCGGGGCTGGAAGATAGAGCGAACCAAAAGTCGGATCGATACTCTCACCATATGAATCATAATGCCCACCATATATGTATATTGACTGGGAATCAACTGTCCCTTTTACCGGTGCTATGATGTTTTGGGCAAAACCACGCAGACCAATTTCATACCATTTGCTCAGAGTATAATTATAATAAGTGCTATCTACCCAAACGCTGTCATACTCTACCGGATAATTCCAATCAGAATATTTTTGCGCTATCCATTGCCCGGCCAATTTGTGGCTATCTGTCAATACCCGTCGGGTGTAGAATCCTTCCAACCTCCGTACATAGGCTTCCAGGGAATCGGCGCTGACCGAATCCACCATGGACTGGATGACTGGATCGACCGGGAGGGACAGTCCTGGGAACTGATCCCGCCCTTCGCCAAAGCTTGATAGAAGGAAAACAATGATCCCCGTGAAAAACAATGTATTTTTCATTATCTATTCCCCTTGTAGCT
It encodes:
- a CDS encoding M28 family peptidase; protein product: MKNTLFFTGIIVFLLSSFGEGRDQFPGLSLPVDPVIQSMVDSVSADSLEAYVRRLEGFYTRRVLTDSHKLAGQWIAQKYSDWNYPVEYDSVWVDSTYYNYTLSKWYEIGLRGFAQNIIAPVKGTVDSQSIYIYGGHYDSYGESIDPTFGSLYLPAPGAEDNASGTACVMECARLFKDKTWESSLKFIGFGSEELGYSSAHHYAMQAYLKGWDIKGMVGFDLVGSDASFLNQVVNSAWGNVSDELIEVYSTVASV